ACCAGAATCCTTCAGCCGGAAATAAGGATCCACCCCACCCCCGAAAAAAATATCGATCCCGATCCCTGCCGGAGTTTGTTGGTATTCTGACTGGACGAATTTCAGCATGTCACTGCTCCCGCCCACATCACGCCAATCCACCACCACATCTTCCCTAAAGTTTTCCCGGTACCACCTCTGGAATGCCCGTTCAGTCTCCGTGCGGTATCCCTCCCAGTGCGAAGTCAGGATGATGAGTTTATCCGCAGCAAAAAGGGGCACCACAGCCTGGGAGGCCGTGATGAGAAGAAGCAAAATGGTCCTGTGTATTTTCATGAATCCGCCATTTAAATATCCCCGGATGGTAAAGGCATTCCCCGGGGATAAACAAGCGACGATTTCGGGATTCATCCCTCCAAACCAATGACCCCCTTGAATATCCTCTTTTCTTAAACGCCCCCCATTTCCCCTTCTTGTCAGGGGAGACGGCTTTTGATAGTGTTCGGAGCTTATGGGTAAGAGTATCAAAAGACAAAAGTGGGTTATCAAGCTCGGGACAGGGATTTTAACGAATGCCAAACAACAACATGATCTCCCTCAGATAAAAAATCTGGTGGGGCAATTTGCCCGGCTAGCACAAAAATATCAGATCGACCCGATCATCGTCTCTTCCAGCGCAATTTGCGGGGGTATGTCAGTCCTGGGCATGACCAAACGCCCGACAGTCCTTGCGGAGAAACAGGCCTGTGCCGCCATTGGCCAAGTCAAGCTGATGTCGATTTACCAAAATGCATTTAAATCCCACGGGCTCCATGTCGCCCAAGTCCTGCTGACCCATCCGGATATTGATAGCCGTACCCGTTACAACAATGCCCAAAATACGCTCCTGAGTCTTTCCCACCATAAAATCATCCCGATCATTAATGAAAATGACACGGTCGCCGTCGAGGAGATTAAATTTGGCGATAATGACCGGCTCTCCGCCAATGTCGCGGAAATGGTTAAAGCCGATCTCTTGATTATCCTGACCTCCGCTGACGGATTACTCACCAGCCTCGAAAAAACGGGCATCCTGATTAATGTCGTCGAGAAAATCACCCCGGAGATCCGTTCCCTCGCCTGCGGCACCCAGAGTGAGACCAGCGTCGGGGGGATGATTTCAAAAATTGACGCCGCGCAATTTGCAGTGGACAATGGAGTACAGGTCGTTATCGCCAACGGGCGCAAACGCGGAATCCTCGAGCAATTAGCACAGGGTAAACCCACCGGCACAAAATTCCTGACAAATAAATAACCATGGACATCAAAGAAACCATTCTCGAAATCGGGCGCAAAGCCCGCCAGGCCTCCCGTGCCATGGCTAAACTGGATACTCAATCCAAAAACGCCTGTCTATCTGCCATGGCCGATACCTTAGAGAAATATTCATCCCTGATTATCGCCGCTAATGCGATCGATATGAAGGAAGCGGAAACCTCCGGCCTGTCCGCGGCCATGCTCGACCGCCTGATGCTCGATGAGAAACGTGTCAATGATATGGCCAATGCCATTCGTACCCTGGTCATCCTCGACGATCCCGCCGGGCGTGTGCTCTCGAGCAAGACACGTCCAAATGGCCTAGTCATCCAAAAAGTCAGTGTCCCTATCGGTGTCGTCGGGATCATTTATGAGTCACGCCCAAATGTCACTTCGGACGCAGCCACCCTTTGTATCAAAGCCGGAAACGCCTGCATCCTACGCGGGGGCAAGGAAGCGCTAAATTCTAACCTCGCCATTGCCAAAGCCCTCATGGAAGGCGGAAAAGCCGCGGGCCTACCCGAAAACGCCATGCAAGTCATTCCGATCACCGACCGCGAGGCCATCAAACACCTTGTCCAAATGGATCAATACCTCGATGTCATCGTCCCTCGTGGCGGCCATCAACTCATCGAAATGATCTTGGACAATTCCCGTGTGCCGATCATCAAACACGCCCACGGTGTCTGCCATATTTACGTCGATGAATCCGCCGACCTCGAAGAGGCTGTGCAAATCGCGGTGAATGCGAAGTGCCAACGCCCCGGGGTCTGTAATGCGATGGAAACCCTGCTTGTCCACAAGAATGTAGCAGCCGCATTCCTCCCGAAAGTCGGGGCTGAATACCTCACG
The Verrucomicrobiota bacterium DNA segment above includes these coding regions:
- the proB gene encoding glutamate 5-kinase, translated to MGKSIKRQKWVIKLGTGILTNAKQQHDLPQIKNLVGQFARLAQKYQIDPIIVSSSAICGGMSVLGMTKRPTVLAEKQACAAIGQVKLMSIYQNAFKSHGLHVAQVLLTHPDIDSRTRYNNAQNTLLSLSHHKIIPIINENDTVAVEEIKFGDNDRLSANVAEMVKADLLIILTSADGLLTSLEKTGILINVVEKITPEIRSLACGTQSETSVGGMISKIDAAQFAVDNGVQVVIANGRKRGILEQLAQGKPTGTKFLTNK
- a CDS encoding glutamate-5-semialdehyde dehydrogenase, giving the protein MDIKETILEIGRKARQASRAMAKLDTQSKNACLSAMADTLEKYSSLIIAANAIDMKEAETSGLSAAMLDRLMLDEKRVNDMANAIRTLVILDDPAGRVLSSKTRPNGLVIQKVSVPIGVVGIIYESRPNVTSDAATLCIKAGNACILRGGKEALNSNLAIAKALMEGGKAAGLPENAMQVIPITDREAIKHLVQMDQYLDVIVPRGGHQLIEMILDNSRVPIIKHAHGVCHIYVDESADLEEAVQIAVNAKCQRPGVCNAMETLLVHKNVAAAFLPKVGAEYLTRHVEMRGDEATRALIPTAITATREDWSTEYLDYILSIRVVDDLDSAIDHIAEYGSGHSDAILTNDTAHAERFLNEVNSAAVYLNASTRFTDGGEFGLGAEIGISTDKLHARGPMGLEELNTYKYVIRGNGQIR